The Streptomyces collinus DNA segment TACTCCCCGCAGTGGCTCTTCAAGAAGGTCCCGATGACCGAGGTGAAGCTGCCGGCGTACAAGGAGGGCTGCGACGCCGACCCGGAGAAGGTCGCCTGCGCCTACCCGCACACGCCGCTGCAGAAGTACCTCAACGCGGACTTCGCGAAGAAGGGCGGCAAGGCGGCGGCCTTCCTGAAGAAGTTCAAGTGGACGACCGAGGACCAGAACGAGGTCTCCCTGATGATCGCCGACCAGAAGATGACGCCGGAGGACGCGGCGAAGAAGTGGGTGGACAGCCACAAGTCCACGTGGAAGAAGTGGCTGTCCTGACGGTCACCGCACCAGCCGGTCGGCGATCTCCCGCAGGGCCCGGGCGGCCCGCCGCTGGAGTCCCGGCCCGAAGGTGATCCGGGTGGCCCCTCGCGCGCCGAGTTCGGCGGGTGAGGGGCCACCGTCGGCCGGGGCCCCCACGTTGAGCGGCCCCTGGATGCCGGCCCGCAGCAGCGGCAGGATCTCCGGCGGGGCCCCGATCGGGTACACGCAGTCGGCCCCGGCGGCGACGTACAGCGCGGCCCGCTCGATCGCCGGGCCGGGGTCGCCGATCCCGCAGGAGAAGGTGTCCACGCGCGCGTTGACGAACAGCCGGTCACCGGCCGCCTCGCGCACCTCGGCCAGCCAGGCGGCGTGCGCGCGGGGGTTCTTCAGCACCCCGTCCGCGGAGTCCTCCAGGTTGCAGCCGACCACCCCCGCCTCCAGCAGCCGCTCCACGAGGTCCTTCGGAGCGAGCCCGTACCCGCCCTCCACATCCGCCGACACGGGCACGTCGACGGCCCGGACGATCCGTGCGACCGCCGCGAACATCTCGTCGGCCGGGACCTGCCCGTCCTCGTACCCGAGCGAGGCGGCGACGCCGGCGCTGGGCGTGGCGAGTGCCGGGAACCCGGCCTCGGCGAACACCCGCGCACTGGCCGCGTCCCACGGTCCGGGCAGGACCAGCGGGTCGCCGGGCGCCCGGTGATGGTGCAGGGCGCGGAAAGCCTCCACCTTGCTCATGGCGTGTACCCCCCAGGCGGGATCCGGCGGGCGACCATCACCCGGTTCCAGTTGTTGATGGCGACGACCAGCCCGATCAGATGGGCAAGCCGGGCCTCGTCGAAGTGCTTGGCGGCCCGCTCGTACACCTCGTCGGGCACGAAGCCCTCGGTCGGCACGGTCACCGCCTCCGTCAGGGCCAGCGCGGCCCGTTCCCGCTCGTCGAAGACCTCCTCGGCCTCCTCCCACGCGGCCAGCAGACCGAGTTGCTCCTCGCTCACCCCGTGCTCGCGGGCGATCGCGAGGTGCATGTCGAGGCAGAACGCGCAGTGGTTGAGCTGCGAGGCGCGGATCACCACGAGTTCGGCCAGGGCCGGATCGCCGAGGCCCTTCTTCGCCGTGGCGCTCAGGGCGGCCAGGGCCCGCTCGACAGCGGGGTCCAGCAGCCGGGTCCGAGCGGTCACTTGTACTGCCCGGGCCGGTAGTGCCCGGGTGCCATCCGGCAGGTCACCCCGAACCGGTTCCAGGCGTTGATCACCGTGATCGCGGCGATGACCTGGGCCAGTTCGGCCTCCTCGAAGTGCTTCGCGGCGTTGTCGTAGACCTCGTCCGGCACGAACCCTCCCCCAGAGCCGAAAGCCTGGGAGGTGCCCCCAGTCAGCACCGTCACCGCCTCCGTCAGCTCCAGCGCGGCGACCTCCTTCGCGGTGTAGAAGTGCCGCGACTCGTCCCAGGCGCTGAGCTGCACGATCCGCTCGACGCTCTCGCCCGCCGCCAGGGCGTCCTTGGTGTGCATGTCGATGCAGAACGCGCAGTGGTTGATCTGGGAGGCGCGGATCTTCACCAGCTCGTACAGCTTGTGGTCGAGGCCCTTCCGGGCGGCGGTCTCCAGCCGGACCATCGCCTTGTAGACCTCGGGCGCGTGCTTGGCCCACTCCAGGCGGGCGGGCTGCTCGGGGGCGTACTCCACGGTCGTCGGGGTGTCGGGGTGCGTCGTCATGCCCTCGACCCTAGGAGGGAAGCAGCCCAGGAGTATGGTCCATTTCCATGGCGGAACCCTGGGCCACTCTGGGCATCGACCTGCTTGTGGAGCCGACCGGGCCGGGCCTGCGCCGGGGGCTGACCGACGCCCTGCGCGAGGCGGTGCGCTCCGGCCGGCTGGCCCCGGGCACCCGGCTGCCCTCCTCCCGCGCGCTCTCAACCGACCTGGGCATCGCCCGCAACACCGTCGCCGACGCCTACGCCGACCTGGTCGCCGAGGGCTGGCTCACCGCCCGGCAGGGCTCGGGCACCCGGGTCGCCGCGCGCGAGGTCGTCCCGCCGTCCGGCACGGCACCCCACCCCCGCGCACCGGCCCGCCCGGCCTACGACCTGCGCCCCGGCAGTCCCGACCTCGCGTCCTTCCCGCGCACGGCATGGCTCAAGGCCGCCCGCCGCGCCCTCACCGCCGCCCCGCACCACGCCCTCGACTACGGCGACCCCCGCGGCCGCCCCGAGCTGCGGGCCGCGCTCGCCGGGTACCTCTCCCGGGCCCGGGGCGTCCGCACCGGCCCCGAACACATCGTGGTGTGCGCCGGGTTCGCGCACGGCCTGAAGCTGCTCGGCACGGCCCTGCGGGCGCGCGGAGCACGGACGGTCGCGGTCGAGTCGTACGGTCTCGACGTGCACCGGAGGATCCTGGCCGCCTCCGGCCTGGACACCGCCCCGCTGCCCTTCGACCATCTGGGCACCGACCCGGGCGCCCCGTCCGGAGACGACGCGCTGCTGCTCACCCCCGCCCACCAGTTCCCCATGGGCGTGCCCCTGCACCGCGACCGCCGTACGGCCGTCGTGGACTGGGCGCGGCGCACCGGCGGCCTCGTGCTGGAGGACGACTACGACGGGGAGTTCCGCTACGACCGGCAGCCCGTCGGCGCGCTCCAGGGCCTGGACCCCGACCGGGTGGTCTACCTGGGCACCGCGAGCAAATCCCTCGCGCCCGGGCTGCGGCTGGCCTGGATGGTGCTGCCGCCGGGCCTCGCCGAGGAGGTCGCCGCGGCGAAGGGCGGCGTCGACACCTGCGGGGTGCTGGACCAGCTGACCCTGGCCGAGTTCCTCACCTCCGGCGCCTACGACCGGCACGTGCGCGCGACCCGCCTGCGCTACCGGCGCCGCCGGGACGCCCTGGTCGCGGCCGTCACGGCCCGGGCCCCCCAGGCCCGCGTCACCGGCATCGCGGCCGGTCTGCACGTCCTGCTGCGCCTGCCCCCGGGCACCGAGCAGTCGGTGGTCCAGGCGGCGAACTGGCGGGGCCTCGCGCTCCACGGCCTCGCTCGCTACACCCATCCCGCCGCGCGGGCCGAGCCCGTCGACGCCCTGGTCGTCGGCTACGGCACACCGCCGGACCACGCCTGGTCGGGGGCGCTGGACGCGCTGTCCGCGGTACTGCCCGGATAATCGCTCGAATTCACCCTCGGAAATGCCGTCCGGCGGATATGGTCGCCCCATGAGTGAAAGCCTTTCCCCCTCTCGTGTGGCCCTGAAGAAAATCACCCCCGATGTCTCCGCGGCCATGGGCTCCCTGCACGCCGCCGCCGTAACCGCCGCCCAGGAGGCAAAGCTCGAACCGGACCTGTTGGAATTGGTCCGGATCCGCGCCTCGCAGATCAACGGCTGCGCGTTCTGCCTCGACATGCACACCAGGGACGCGCGCGAACGGGGCGAGACCGAGCAGCGCATCTACACGCTGAACGCCTGGCGGGAGACGCCCTTCTTCACCGAACGCGAGCGTGCGGCCCTGGCGTTGACCGAGGCGGTGACGCTCGTGCACGACGGCCGCGTCCCGGACGCCGTCTACGCCGAGGCGGCCGGAGTCTTCGACGAGAACCAGATAGCGGCCCTCATCTGGGCGGCCACCGTCATCAACGCCTACAACCGGATCGCGATAGCGACGCGCATGGTCCCGAAAAACTGAGAAAGGCAGCGGAAAAGGCGCCGGGTCGAATTCGTCCCGGCGCTACTCCTTTTCTCCGTTTCAGTCGGTCGGCAGGGGCTCCATGAGGCTGTCCAGCCATATCCGCCATTCCGCGGCCCGTTCCGCCGGAGGCACCCGCATCGGCCGTCCGGTCCAGCCCGTCACGGGCCGGATCCCGTGCAGCGCGTTCACCAGCCACACCTCACGGCCGTCCAGCTCCGCCACGGTCCGCTCGCGGTGCGCGATCCGCAGCCCGGAGCGCAGCGCCCGCTCCTGCACCAGCCCGGCCGTCACACTCGGCAGGACGGGCAGCCGCGGAGGGGGCAGGCACAGGGTGTCGTCCTCCCACCACAGGACACCGGCCGTGGCCGACTCCAGGACCGTGCCCGAGCGGGCGATCAGCACCGCCTCCTCCGCGCCCTCGCCCGCGGCCCGGCGACGCACCCGGGCCAGGGTGTCCAGGTCCGGGCCCTTGCGCCGGGGCACCGTCCGCGGATCGGACTGGCCCGCCGCCCACAGGCGCACCCCCGTACCCAGCGGCGGAGCGGGCCGCAGCAGCAGCCGCAGCTCCAGGGACCCCGCCGCGAGTTCCACCCGGGGGAACCACTCCCCGGTTCTCGGCAGGGCGGCGGTCACGTCCTGCCAGAACGCCGTGAGCCGGCGCGGTTCGGGCCCGCCGCAGTCACCGCAGGACCGCGAGAACCGCTCCCGGTGCCGGGCATAGGCCCGCACCCGGCCCTCGCGCAGCAGCCAGGAGTCCGCGACGAGCAGCCGCCCCCCGGCCGTCCGCTCCGGGGCCGGGGCCAGGCCACGGCCGGGCGTCCAGGCCCACAGGCCCTCCGCCACCGCCGGTCTTGTCACCATGGGGTCCTCTCCTCAGTACCTGCGGCCCGCGACGGCGGGCGCCCCGTGCCGGGGCCCGTACGGCGCGTGCTCCAGCCAGGATCCACACCACGGCAGCACCGGCGCCAGGGCCGCCGCGGCCCGCTGCCTGACCCGGACGATCCGGCGGTGCGGCCGCAGATGGTCCAGGGCCGTGCCGGCGGCGGCCATGTTGAACAGGCCCGCCGCGCGCCGCACCTCCGCGAAGTGCGCGACCGCCTCCGAGGTCCCGGCGGCGATCGCCCCGGCGGCGGCCGCCGCGTCCGCGATCCCGCTGTTCATGCCGCGCGCCCCGAACGGCGGGAAGAGATGCGCCGCCTCACCGGCCAGCAGCACCCGCCGGTGCGGATCGGTGAACGAGGCGGCCACCTTGCGCAGGAAGCGGTACGTCGACACCCACAGGATCCGGTCGCCGTAGCCCTCCCCGACGATCGCCGGCAGCCAGCGCCGTACGGCGTCCTCGGTGCCGAACTCCTCCGGCCGGTCGTCGTCGCGGCACTGGAGGTCGACCTGGAAGCCCCCGGTGAACGGCACCCGCATCACACTGCGCCCGCCCGCCCCGGGATGCTCGTAGTGGAAGACCCGCTCCAACGGCAGCTCGGCGCCCGGTACGTCGGCGACGTCCACGACGACGTGGAAGCCCTCGCCGCGGGTGCCCTCCAGCTCGATGCCCAGCTCGCGCCGGACCGCGGAGCGGGCCCCGTCGGCGGCGACGACGTGGGAAGCGCTCCACTCGCGCCCGTCCGCACCCGTCAGCCGGACCCCGCTTCCCGTGCTGCGCACGCCCGTCACCCGGGCGCCCCACTCGAAGCCGACCCCGGCCCGCTCACAGGCCGCGCGCAGAAAGCGTTCGGTGTCCGCCTGGCGCAGGCTGGTGAAGGGCGGCGGGCCGGGCGGCGGCGGGAAGGTCCGGGCGTAGACCTCACGCCCCCGGTAGAGGGTGCGCCTGGTGTGCCAGGTCCGCCCGTACGCCGTGATCTCGGCGGCGAGGCCGGGCAGCATGGCGTCCAGCAGGCCGAGGGTCTCCCGGTGCACGAACAGGGCCCGGCTGCCGGGCCGTTCACGGTCCTGCGGGTCGGCTTCCAGCACGGTGACCGGGAGGCCGTGGGCGCGCAGCGCGAGGGCCGCCGACAGGCCCACCGGCCCGGCCCCCACGACCACGACCGGTGTCATGCCCTGACGCCTTCGCCGAGCATCCGGGCGATCTCCACCCGCTTCACCTTCCAGGTCGCCGTCATCGGCAGCTCCTCGAACCGCCACTGCCGGGGCTCGGCCATCGCCGGCAGCCCGGCCGTGGCCCGCCGCCAGCGCTCCGGATCCAGGGGCCGCTCGCCGCGCACGCACACCACCGGCACCGGCTCACGGTCCGCCCCCGGCACGATCACGACCTCGCGCAGCTCCTCCAGCCGGGACATCAGCGTGTCCTCGACCTCCAGGTTGCTGTGCACGGCGTCGATCCGGTCGATCTCCCGGTCGATCAGGTACAGCGCGCCGAGACGGTCGCGGTAGCCCAGGTCGCCCATCTCCCACCAGCCGTCGGTGAGCTGACGGTCGTAGCGGTCCGGCATGCCGAGGTAGGTGAGGATGCGGCCACGGGTGCGCGCCTCGATACGGCCCGGAGTGCCGGGCGCGACCCGCCGGCCCTCGGCGTCGGTCACCCGGACCCGGGTGAAGCCGGGTATCCCGAACCCGACCCGGCGGCCGTCCGCCCGGGCCGCACTGCGCCGGGTCACCACCTGGAACGCCACCGGGCCCGTCTCGCTCTGCCCGTACAGCTGGACCAGCCAGGGCGTGCGGCGCCGCGACGCGTCCAGCAGCCGCCGTACGGTCCGCGGATGGATCGCGTCGAACGTCGAGCCGTACGACCGGACCCGGGACAGCGGCGCCCCGGGCGCACCGGCCAACTCCTCCCACAGTACGAACGTGTTGGGGTGCGTCTCCACGATGCCGGGCCGGTGCCGGACCAGCAGCGGGCCGACCGAGGCCGGGTCCGGGTCGGTGATCAGCACGAGCGGGCTGCCGAAGTGCAGCAGCACGCCGAGCAGGTGGTAGAAGCGCGAGTGCACGAACGACATGTGCAGCGCGGCGGTCTCGCCCCGGGTGGGCCAGCCCATCGCCTGCTGCGGCACGAGCCGGTTCCACATGGTCTGCGCGCAGTGCACGGCCAGTTTCGGGACGCCGGTGGTGCCCGAGCTGTGGGTGATCAGGGCGGGTTCACGGGGGTGGAGCCGCACCGGTGGGGGCGGTTCGGCGCCGGTGTACTTCGCCAGGGGCTCGGCCCCGGGTGCGTCGTCCACGGACAGCGTCCGCCGCACGAGCCCGGACAGGCCGACGTCCCCCAGACCGGCCAGCGTCGCGCCGTCGGTGATCAGCCAGGGCCGCCGCAGCCGTCCGAGGAGCTGCCCGGCCACCTCGGGGGCCAGCGCGGGCGACAGCAGCACGGGTACCGCCCCGATACGGGAGACGGCGCAGGTCAGCAGCATGATGTCGACGTTGTCCGCCTTGTGCACGGCGACCTGCTCCGAGGGCCGCACGCCGGCCTCCCACAGCCGCCCGGACAACTCCTCGACCACCTCGGCCAGCACGGTGTAGCTCAGGTCGGTGCCGAGGGAGGGGGCGACGTCGAGCGGCCGGTCGAGGGTGACGAAGACCGCCCCGTGCCGGTCGGCCGCACGCCGGAAGAGCGGGCCCAGATAGAAGCCGCGGTCCGCGAGCAGGGGCTGTCGCATGGGGTCGTTCCTCTCCGTGGTGTTCACCAGGCGCCCTTGCGCACCAGATGGCGGCGCAGCTTCCCGGTCGGGGTGCGGGGCAGCGACGGGACGAAGCTGACGCTGCGCGGGACCTTGAACGCGGCGAGACTCATCCGCGCCAGGCCGGTCAACTCCGCGGCCAGACCGTCCCGGACGGGCGGGACGGGGACCACGAAGGCCCGCAGCCGGCTCGCGCCGCGCCCGTCGGGAACGGCGGCGACCGCCACCTCCCGCACCGCCGGATGGCCGCGCAGCACGGCCTCCACCTCCAGCGGGGAGACGGTGATGCCGCCGACCATCTCCATGTCGTCGGCGCGGCCCAGATGCCGGTAGGTGCCGTCCGGTTCACGGCAGGCCCGGTCCCGCGTGGCCAGCCAGCCGCCCACGAGGGTCCGGGCGGTCTCCTCGGGCCGGTTGAGATAGCCGGACGTCACCGTCGGCCCGCGCACCCACATCTCGCCCTCCTCGCCGTCCGGCACCGGGTGGCCGTCGCGGTCGCGCAGCTCCACCTCGAAGCCGGGGACGGGCGGGCCGACGGTGCCGGGGCGGTTGTGGGCGAAGCCGTTGGCGCAGAACGCGTGGCCGGCCTCGGTGGAGCCGATCTGCTCCAGCACCGGCGCGCCCAGCAGCGCGGTCACCTGCGTGGCCAGCCCCTCCGGCAGTCCCTCGCCGGCCGACACCGCGGCCCGCAAGGAGGCGAAGCAGCCCTCGTGCCCGTGGCCCCGCTCCGCGACCAGCGCGGCGTACGCGGACGGCACGGAGTACAGCAGCGTCACCCGGTGCCGGGCGACCAGCTCGTCGATGGTGGCGGGCGTCGGGCGCCGGTCCACGAGCACCGCCGACGAGCCGGAGAACAGCGGGAAGACGAACGCGTTGCCGAACCCGTAGGCGAAGAACAGCTTCGACACCGACAGGGTGACGTCCTCCGCGGTGATCCGCAGCACCCGCCGCCCGATCAGGTCGTGGTACGTCCGCGGATCGCCGTGCGTGTGCACGACGCCCTTGGGGCGGCCCGTGGTGCCGGAGGTGTACTGCACGTACAGCGGGGTGTGCGCGTCGACCTGGTGTGCGGGGGCGGGCCCGGCGGTGGGGGCGAGGGCCATCAGCTGGTCGGCGCCGAGCCCCGTCCGGCCGGCGAACCGGTCCTCCAGGCCCGGTCCGGTCACACACAGCACGGCGGCGGTGTCCTCGGCCAGGAACGCGTGGTCGGCCGCGGGGAGTTCGGGGTTGACCGGCACCGCCACGGCGCCGAGGCGGGCGGTGGCGAGGAACGCCGTCACCCAGGCCGGGGAGTCCGGCAGCGCGAGCAGCACCCGGTCGCCGGGGCGCACCCCGTGGCCGGCCAGTACGGTGGCCGCACGGGCGGCGAGGTCGTGCACCTCGCCGTGGGTCCAGGCCCGGTGCCCCTGGTGGAAGGCCGTCCGTCCGTTCCACCCGCGCCGCTCGGCGAGTTCCGCCAGGTGGGCCGCGAGATTCCCGGGCGCCTCGGCCTCCGCCGGGCTCAGCATGACCTGCGGACTGGTCATCGTCTGACCTCCCCCGCAGCCCCGGCCCGCTGCCCCGGCGGACCCTCCTGCCGCATCCGGTCGGCCGTGTGCCGGTGGAGGGCGCGCATCGGGGCCGCCGTCTTCAGCAGCATCTCCTCGTACTCGGCGTCCGGATCGGAGCCGAGCACGATCGCGCCGCCCGCGCCCAGGTGCATCAGGCCGTCGGCGAAGACGGCGGTCCGGATCACGATGCTCAGGTCCGCACCGCCACCGCAGCCGAGGTAGCCGAGGGCGCCGGAGTAGACGCCACGGGCCTCGGTCTCCAGCGTGTCGATGATCTCCAGCGTGCGCAGCTTCGGCGCGCCGGTCATCGACCCGCCCGGGAAGCAGGCCCGCACGCAGTCCACCGCGTCCGTGCCCTCCCGCAGCCTGCCCTGCACGGTGGACACCAGCTGGTGCACGGTGGCGTAGGTCTCCGTGGCCATCAGCTTGGAGACCCGCACGGTGCCGGTCCGGCAGACCTGCCCCAGGTCGTTGCGGAGCAGGTCCACGATCATCAGGTTCTCGGCCCGGGTCTTGGCATCCGAGGCGAGCGCGTCCCGCAGCCGGGCGTCCTCCTCCGGCCCGGCGCCCCGGGGCGCGGTGCCCTTGATGGGCCGGGCCTCGGCGGTGCCGTCCCGGCCGATCCGCAGGAACCGCTCGGGCGAGGAACCGGCCACCTCCAGCTCCCCGAACCTCAGGAACGCCGCGTACGGGGCCGGGTTGTCGCGGCGCAGCGTCCGGTAGAACTCCAGCGGGTCGGGCGGGGCGGGCAGCCGGGCGGCGTTCGTCAGGCAGACCTCGTAGCTGGTGCCGGACCGCAGCGCCTGCCGGCACGCCTCGATGTCCGCGAGGTACGTCGCCCGGTCACGCACCAGCCAGGGCTCGGCGGCGCCGGGGTCGGCCGGCTCCGGCGGTCCGGGCAGCGGCGGGCGTTCCGTCGCCACGCAGGAGAGGCCGGCCAGCACGCCCTCCAGCCAGTCGGCGGCCTCCCGCGCGGCCTGCGGGGTGTCCTCGGCCAGGCAGACGGCGTAGGTGAAACCCTCCTCGTGGTCCACGGCGATCACCCGGTCGGCGAACAGCCACGCGGCGTCCGGGGTGGGGGAGCGGTGCCGGTTGGCCGACCCGCAGTCGGCCTTCATCTCGTAGCCGAAGTAGCCGACGTAGCCGCCGGTGAAGTCGAACGGCAGCCCGGTCGCGTCCACCCGGCGGTTGGCCAACTGCCGCTTCAGGTAGTCGAAGACACTCGCCCGCACCCGCCGCAGGGGCCGCCCCGCCCGCTCGATCTCACACCGCCCGGCACCGACGTCGTACCGCACGAACTCGGCGAGCGGCCCCTGGTCGTCCCCGAGGAACGAGAACCGCGACCGCCCCGGCTCCACCAGCGAACTGTCCAGCCAGAAGCTCCGCGGCGACCCCGCGAACATCCGGCTGAAGACCGCCTCGGTGTCGACGGCCCCGCTGACCCTCCGGGTGTGCAGCCGGTACCCGACCCGATCGGGCCGACGGGGCCGGGGGATGGAGACGGAGTCCGGCGCGGCCTCGGCGGGCGTCTTCCGCCCCCGGGCGGCGGGTACGGCGGACGCGCCCGTGGCCGGGGCACCGGCAGCCGCGGAGACAGCCGGGACGTCCCCGCCGGGCGCTGGAGCAGTCGGGTTGGCGGAGGCGGCCTCGGCATGGTTCCCGGCCCCCGCAGCCGGGCCGCGGACGACCCCGTGCTTCGTCCCCGGCCCCGCAGCCGGGACGGCCTGACCGGGCGCTCCCGCAGCCGGGGACGGTGCCACGGACTCGGGGCTTGGTGCCGCCCCCGCAGCCGGGACGGCCTGACCGGGCGCTCCCGCAGCCGGGGACGATGCCACGGACTCGGGGCGTGGCCCCGCCCCCGCAGCCGGGACGGCCCCGCCGGGCGTCAAGGCAGCCGGGGCCGATGCGTCAGCCTCGGCGCCTGCCCCCGGCCCCGCTGCCGGGGTGGCCCTGCCGGGCGCAAGAGCAGCCGGGGCGGACGCCACGGGCTCGGGGCGTGGCCCCACGCCCGCCGACGGGGCCGGCCTGCTCGACGGCGTGGTCTCGCCGAGCCCCGGCGTCCCGGGGCCGCCCGGCGGGTTCGCCCCCGCCCGGGTGACGGCGGCGACCTGGAAGACGGCCGCGGCCACCGGGCGACGAAGGCCGCCGAGGCCGAGAAGACCCCCCACAGGGCGCCGGGTCCCCGCGTCACACTCCGGGACGACGACCCGCCGCCGGACCTGCTCGTGCGAGGGCACGGCCGTGTTCTTCGTGCGCAGCTTGCCCGCCCGCTCGGCGGTGAGGTTGCGGAAGTTCACGAGCATGCGGTGCCCGTACTCCGTGAGGACCGACTCCGGATGGAACTGCACTCCCCACAGCGGCCGGCTGCGGTGCCGGAGCCCCATCAGGACACCGTCCTCCGCCCAGGCCGTGGCCTCCAGCGTCTCCGGCAACGGCTCGCGCACGGCAAGGGAGTGGTAGCGGACGGCGGTGAAGTGCTGCGGCAGACCGTGGAACAGGTCCCGGCCGTCATGCCGGATCGTGGACAGATGCCCGTGCCGCGGCTCCGGGGCGGCCCCCACCAGCCCGGCCTCCCCGAGCGCGATCCCCTGATGACCCAGACACACACCGAGCACCGGAACCGGGGAGGTCGCGAGCAGCCTGCTGCCGATACCGAAATCACGCGCCTCGCCCGGATGCCCGGGCCCGGGGGACACCACGAGATTGTCGAACGCCCGGAGATCGGGAAGACCGTCGACGGGAGCGTCGTTCCGGACGACCACCGGTTCCTCGCCGTTGACCTCGGCGATCAGCTGGAACAGGTTGTACGTGTACGAGTCGTAATTGTCGATGAGCAGGGTCTTCACCCGCCCACCTCCCTCTGTTCGTTCGCGGGCCTATACGGCCCGGCGTTTGTGCCGCCCGCGCAGTGCCTGGAGCGACGGGTACAGCCATTTCCTGAAGAAACGCTGGAGCCGTGGCATGAGAATCCAGGTGACAAGGGCCGTTACACACAGACACAACAACAGCGTGCGAAACAGTGCATTGAGGTCACCGAGATAGGGAAGCACCGTGAGATTGAACAGGAGCACCGGCGGGAAAACCGCGCTCATATTCACGAACCACAGTTTCCATTTCGACGGCGGAGCCGGTGGCGGGGGCGTCAGCGTCTGCGCGTCGAACCAGGCCCGGGCGCCCGGCACCCGCCTGCGCTCCGCCTCCTGGGCGACGCCCGCCAGCCGGGCGTCCCATTGTTCCCGGGAGGGTGATTTCTCCCAGGCCAGGGCCAGACCCTCGCTGGCGAAGCGATAGACGACATGCCACTCCGCCCCTCCGTCGACAAGTACCCCACCCCCCATGAATCCCGGCTGCCGCGCGGTCGCGCCCAGCATCGCCCACCCCCACGAGTGGAAGTCGGCTGCACGGCCCGGCATCACGCGATAGGCCACGGTGACCGTGACGGGATTACTGGTCACGCCGTCCCTTACGGAAAGCGCTCACAGCGCGTTCAAGATTCAACAAAGAATTTTCCGGTCGCCCGCAAGGTCGCCCCGAAGTCCCCCCGAAGGTCACCCCGATGATCACCCCGAAGGTGCAGAATCCCCGCAGGTCGGAAAGCGCATCCGCTCAACTCGGCATGACCGCGCTCTCCTCCGCCTCCACCGGCGCCTCCCCGAACCGCGACAACGCCAGCGCCCCCGTCACCGCCACCGCGAAACCGGCGATCGCCAGCCACCCCAGCCCCGGCCGCGTACGGTCCCCGAGCCACACCACGCCGATCAGCGCGGGCGCGACCGTCTCCCCGAGCACCAGACCGGCCGTCGCCGTGGTCACCGACCCGCGTTGCAGGGCCGAGGTCAGCAGCAGGAACGCCGCCCCGCCGCCGAGCAGCAGCGCGTACGTCGCCGGGTTGGGGAACAGCTCACCGGCTGAGAACCCGTCGATCAACCGCACCGACACCTCCACCACCCCGAACCCGAGCCCCGCCCCCAGTCCGAGCGTCAGCGCCCGCCCCCGCTCCGGCAGCCGCCCGGCCACCGCCCCGAGCAGCAGCACCCCGGCCGCCGCCCCGAGCATGGCCCACTTCAGCCAGGCCGGCCCCTCCTCGTCACCCTCCGCCCCGGCGGCCAGCCCCAGCAGTGCGAGCCCGGCACACACCACCGCCACCGCCGCCCACTCGACGCGGCTCAGCCGCACCTTGAG contains these protein-coding regions:
- the pabB gene encoding aminodeoxychorismate synthase component I — encoded protein: MKTLLIDNYDSYTYNLFQLIAEVNGEEPVVVRNDAPVDGLPDLRAFDNLVVSPGPGHPGEARDFGIGSRLLATSPVPVLGVCLGHQGIALGEAGLVGAAPEPRHGHLSTIRHDGRDLFHGLPQHFTAVRYHSLAVREPLPETLEATAWAEDGVLMGLRHRSRPLWGVQFHPESVLTEYGHRMLVNFRNLTAERAGKLRTKNTAVPSHEQVRRRVVVPECDAGTRRPVGGLLGLGGLRRPVAAAVFQVAAVTRAGANPPGGPGTPGLGETTPSSRPAPSAGVGPRPEPVASAPAALAPGRATPAAGPGAGAEADASAPAALTPGGAVPAAGAGPRPESVASSPAAGAPGQAVPAAGAAPSPESVAPSPAAGAPGQAVPAAGPGTKHGVVRGPAAGAGNHAEAASANPTAPAPGGDVPAVSAAAGAPATGASAVPAARGRKTPAEAAPDSVSIPRPRRPDRVGYRLHTRRVSGAVDTEAVFSRMFAGSPRSFWLDSSLVEPGRSRFSFLGDDQGPLAEFVRYDVGAGRCEIERAGRPLRRVRASVFDYLKRQLANRRVDATGLPFDFTGGYVGYFGYEMKADCGSANRHRSPTPDAAWLFADRVIAVDHEEGFTYAVCLAEDTPQAAREAADWLEGVLAGLSCVATERPPLPGPPEPADPGAAEPWLVRDRATYLADIEACRQALRSGTSYEVCLTNAARLPAPPDPLEFYRTLRRDNPAPYAAFLRFGELEVAGSSPERFLRIGRDGTAEARPIKGTAPRGAGPEEDARLRDALASDAKTRAENLMIVDLLRNDLGQVCRTGTVRVSKLMATETYATVHQLVSTVQGRLREGTDAVDCVRACFPGGSMTGAPKLRTLEIIDTLETEARGVYSGALGYLGCGGGADLSIVIRTAVFADGLMHLGAGGAIVLGSDPDAEYEEMLLKTAAPMRALHRHTADRMRQEGPPGQRAGAAGEVRR
- a CDS encoding class I adenylate-forming enzyme family protein, yielding MRQPLLADRGFYLGPLFRRAADRHGAVFVTLDRPLDVAPSLGTDLSYTVLAEVVEELSGRLWEAGVRPSEQVAVHKADNVDIMLLTCAVSRIGAVPVLLSPALAPEVAGQLLGRLRRPWLITDGATLAGLGDVGLSGLVRRTLSVDDAPGAEPLAKYTGAEPPPPVRLHPREPALITHSSGTTGVPKLAVHCAQTMWNRLVPQQAMGWPTRGETAALHMSFVHSRFYHLLGVLLHFGSPLVLITDPDPASVGPLLVRHRPGIVETHPNTFVLWEELAGAPGAPLSRVRSYGSTFDAIHPRTVRRLLDASRRRTPWLVQLYGQSETGPVAFQVVTRRSAARADGRRVGFGIPGFTRVRVTDAEGRRVAPGTPGRIEARTRGRILTYLGMPDRYDRQLTDGWWEMGDLGYRDRLGALYLIDREIDRIDAVHSNLEVEDTLMSRLEELREVVIVPGADREPVPVVCVRGERPLDPERWRRATAGLPAMAEPRQWRFEELPMTATWKVKRVEIARMLGEGVRA
- a CDS encoding AMP-binding protein, whose translation is MTSPQVMLSPAEAEAPGNLAAHLAELAERRGWNGRTAFHQGHRAWTHGEVHDLAARAATVLAGHGVRPGDRVLLALPDSPAWVTAFLATARLGAVAVPVNPELPAADHAFLAEDTAAVLCVTGPGLEDRFAGRTGLGADQLMALAPTAGPAPAHQVDAHTPLYVQYTSGTTGRPKGVVHTHGDPRTYHDLIGRRVLRITAEDVTLSVSKLFFAYGFGNAFVFPLFSGSSAVLVDRRPTPATIDELVARHRVTLLYSVPSAYAALVAERGHGHEGCFASLRAAVSAGEGLPEGLATQVTALLGAPVLEQIGSTEAGHAFCANGFAHNRPGTVGPPVPGFEVELRDRDGHPVPDGEEGEMWVRGPTVTSGYLNRPEETARTLVGGWLATRDRACREPDGTYRHLGRADDMEMVGGITVSPLEVEAVLRGHPAVREVAVAAVPDGRGASRLRAFVVPVPPVRDGLAAELTGLARMSLAAFKVPRSVSFVPSLPRTPTGKLRRHLVRKGAW